One part of the Mycobacterium marinum genome encodes these proteins:
- a CDS encoding DEAD/DEAH box helicase family protein, translated as MSTEDDQSRVPAEARARKLIDQQLTQAGWLLQDKKDLNLFAGQGVAVREIVMKPGHGRVDYLLYVDKAVVGVIEAKPTGTPLSGVEWQSAMYADGLPPDVRLAATTRDGRLPFVFEASGTETHFTNGFDPTPRARLIFNIPRPETLARILRDAKSDPDRPTWRAKVLGLPVLDTAELRPAQIEAVTGVEQSLAQQHYDRSLVQMATGAGKTYTAVTEAYRLLRYGGFNSILFLVDRINLADQTLGEFQNYRAPDDGRRFTELYNVAKLSSSGLLGSTNVVISTIQRVFAFIKNGEASEEDDDGIDGYVPDAPVSVAYSEALAPETFDLVIVDEAHRSIYGVWRGVLEYFDAHIVGLTATPGKQTFGFFKQNLVSDYTYPESVADGVNVDFDIYRIRTRISEQGSRIEAGTIVPKVDRRTREQRLEALDDDLDYTPGQLDRAVTATDQIRTVLETFRDRLFTEIFPGRSTMPKTLIFAKDDNHAEEIVTQVREVFGKGNDFAVKITYSARNAKEQLKTFRTSPALRIAVTVDMIATGTDVKPLECVFFMRDVRSAQYFEQMKGRGARTISPADFQAVTPDAETKTRFVIVDAVGVTEHDFVEPPLNRQKSVSLKKLLDKTANLTLTEDEAATLASRLAKLELDLTEEERVELDGVAGQPVRDIVRQLVDAVEPTTTTPALIEAATTPIAANPALRKRILELRAAHDRVIDEVSADELIEASGVVDTDRASSIVESWRLYLQDHRDEITALQLGYEAGERRVDFAFIQGLAARISRPPHNWTPEVIWDAYAAVDSSKVHPCATHTLTDLVSLIRYATGVDEELVPYAERVRERYAGWLAQQAQAGVVFTDIQRWWLDRMVSVIANSAGIRVEDLDDAPFIERGGTDGAIRDLGDSAGVLLEQLNAELTA; from the coding sequence ATGAGTACGGAGGACGATCAGAGCCGAGTACCGGCGGAAGCACGCGCCCGAAAGCTCATCGACCAGCAGCTCACCCAGGCCGGCTGGCTACTACAGGACAAGAAGGACCTCAATCTGTTCGCCGGCCAGGGCGTCGCCGTGCGCGAGATCGTGATGAAGCCCGGCCACGGCCGGGTCGACTATCTGCTCTACGTCGACAAAGCCGTCGTCGGGGTGATCGAGGCCAAACCGACCGGCACTCCGCTGTCCGGTGTCGAATGGCAGTCAGCCATGTACGCCGACGGACTGCCGCCCGATGTGCGCCTCGCCGCCACGACCCGCGACGGCAGGCTGCCGTTCGTATTCGAGGCTTCCGGCACCGAGACGCATTTCACCAACGGCTTCGATCCCACCCCGCGGGCGCGCCTAATCTTCAACATCCCGCGGCCGGAGACCTTGGCACGCATCCTGCGCGACGCCAAGTCAGACCCGGACCGTCCGACGTGGCGCGCCAAGGTTCTTGGCCTACCGGTGCTGGACACGGCCGAGCTACGACCCGCCCAGATCGAGGCCGTCACCGGCGTGGAGCAAAGCCTGGCCCAGCAGCATTACGATCGCTCGCTGGTCCAGATGGCCACTGGTGCCGGCAAAACCTACACCGCGGTCACCGAGGCATACCGACTCCTCCGGTACGGCGGATTCAACAGCATCCTGTTCCTGGTTGACCGGATCAACTTGGCCGATCAGACGCTGGGTGAGTTCCAGAACTACCGGGCACCCGACGATGGGCGCCGGTTCACCGAGCTCTACAACGTCGCCAAGCTGTCCAGCTCCGGACTGTTGGGCTCCACCAACGTCGTCATCTCCACCATTCAGCGGGTGTTCGCGTTCATCAAGAACGGCGAAGCCAGCGAGGAGGACGACGACGGTATCGACGGCTATGTTCCGGATGCCCCTGTCTCCGTCGCCTACAGCGAGGCGCTGGCGCCTGAGACGTTCGATCTGGTGATCGTCGACGAGGCACACCGCAGTATCTACGGCGTATGGCGCGGGGTGCTGGAGTACTTCGACGCGCACATCGTGGGGTTGACGGCCACCCCGGGCAAGCAGACGTTCGGGTTCTTCAAGCAGAACCTGGTGTCGGACTACACCTATCCCGAATCGGTGGCTGACGGTGTCAACGTCGACTTCGACATCTACCGGATCCGCACCAGGATCAGCGAGCAGGGGTCGCGCATCGAGGCCGGGACGATCGTGCCGAAGGTCGACCGTCGCACCCGCGAGCAGCGGCTGGAAGCGCTCGATGACGACTTAGATTACACCCCAGGACAACTCGACCGTGCGGTGACGGCCACTGACCAGATCCGCACCGTACTGGAGACGTTCCGGGACCGGCTGTTCACCGAGATCTTCCCGGGGCGTTCAACGATGCCAAAGACGCTCATTTTCGCAAAGGACGACAACCACGCCGAGGAGATCGTTACCCAGGTTCGTGAAGTGTTCGGCAAGGGTAACGACTTCGCTGTCAAGATCACTTATAGCGCCCGCAACGCCAAGGAGCAGTTGAAGACGTTTCGCACCAGCCCGGCACTGCGCATCGCTGTCACCGTCGACATGATCGCCACCGGCACCGACGTCAAGCCGCTAGAGTGCGTGTTTTTCATGCGCGATGTACGTTCGGCGCAATACTTCGAACAGATGAAAGGCCGTGGTGCCCGGACTATTTCACCGGCAGATTTCCAGGCCGTAACCCCGGACGCTGAAACCAAGACCCGGTTCGTCATCGTCGACGCCGTCGGGGTGACCGAACACGACTTCGTCGAGCCGCCGCTGAATCGGCAGAAGTCTGTATCGCTGAAAAAGCTGCTCGACAAGACGGCCAACCTGACGCTGACCGAGGATGAAGCGGCGACGCTGGCTTCCCGACTAGCCAAACTGGAACTCGACCTCACCGAGGAGGAGCGCGTCGAGTTGGACGGCGTCGCCGGCCAACCGGTGCGGGACATTGTCCGCCAGCTTGTCGACGCTGTCGAACCGACCACCACCACGCCAGCACTGATCGAGGCCGCGACAACGCCCATTGCAGCCAATCCCGCACTGCGCAAACGTATTCTGGAACTACGTGCTGCCCATGACCGGGTGATCGATGAGGTCAGCGCCGACGAACTGATCGAGGCCAGCGGTGTCGTGGACACCGACCGCGCAAGTTCGATCGTCGAGTCTTGGCGCCTGTACCTGCAAGACCATCGCGACGAGATCACCGCGCTGCAACTGGGTTACGAGGCTGGTGAGCGCCGTGTCGACTTCGCGTTCATCCAAGGCCTGGCGGCCCGGATATCGCGCCCGCCGCACAACTGGACGCCGGAGGTCATCTGGGACGCCTACGCCGCGGTGGATTCCTCGAAAGTGCATCCGTGCGCCACACATACGCTGACAGACTTGGTTTCGCTGATCCGCTACGCCACTGGGGTTGACGAAGAACTAGTGCCGTACGCCGAGCGGGTGCGCGAGCGCTACGCGGGCTGGCTGGCCCAGCAGGCGCAGGCTGGGGTGGTGTTCACCGACATCCAGCGATGGTGGCTAGACCGGATGGTGTCGGTGATTGCCAACTCGGCGGGTATTCGAGTCGAGGACCTGGACGACGCGCCGTTCATCGAGCGGGGTGGAACCGACGGTGCGATAAGGGATCTGGGGGATAGTGCCGGAGTCTTGTTGGAGCAATTGAACGCGGAGTTGACAGCGTGA
- a CDS encoding helix-turn-helix domain-containing protein has product MTEPITAPPGTEAEILTNCTELLRDRLPDDWRVDIQRPPTDAAIDAILALTAPAGEQVRFLVEAKRLLVGRDVPRVSEQLQWAADRELIDTKTMVMSRYLAPPVRERLSQGNVSFIDATGNILIQSSRPALFVRDRGADKDPWRSPGRPRGSLAGEPAARVVRALIAERGPWSARDLVGASGASTGATYRVLEFLQEEGLVEKMGTDYVLNDWPTLLRRWSRDYSYFRTNRTSSYIEPRGLETLQSKAAKSQYSQYAITGTIAAAQWAPYAPARAAMVYVDDAARAAKEWGLRPADKGANVILAEPKYDVVFTGTGTNRDGAVIVAIEQAAVDLLTGPGRNPSEGEELISWMERNESDWRRG; this is encoded by the coding sequence ATGACTGAACCAATCACTGCACCGCCCGGCACAGAGGCGGAGATCTTGACCAACTGCACCGAGCTACTCCGCGATCGTCTACCCGACGACTGGCGAGTCGACATTCAGAGACCGCCGACGGACGCCGCCATAGACGCGATCCTGGCACTCACCGCACCCGCCGGTGAGCAGGTTCGATTCCTCGTAGAGGCCAAGAGGCTACTCGTCGGCCGCGACGTTCCCAGGGTCTCGGAACAGTTGCAGTGGGCAGCAGATCGCGAGCTCATCGACACCAAGACCATGGTCATGTCCCGATACCTCGCGCCCCCAGTTCGCGAGCGGCTGTCGCAGGGGAACGTGTCGTTCATCGACGCCACCGGCAACATCTTGATCCAGTCGTCACGTCCCGCGCTATTCGTTCGCGACCGAGGCGCCGATAAAGATCCATGGCGAAGCCCAGGCCGGCCGCGCGGCTCGCTGGCAGGTGAGCCCGCCGCTCGTGTAGTCCGGGCACTCATCGCCGAGCGGGGGCCATGGTCGGCGCGCGATCTCGTCGGCGCGTCCGGGGCGTCCACCGGCGCAACGTACCGGGTGTTGGAGTTCCTTCAAGAAGAGGGGCTGGTGGAGAAGATGGGAACGGACTACGTCCTGAACGACTGGCCAACCCTCCTACGCCGATGGAGTCGTGACTACAGCTACTTCCGCACCAACCGCACATCGAGCTACATCGAGCCTCGCGGCCTAGAAACGCTGCAGAGCAAAGCCGCCAAGTCTCAGTACTCGCAGTACGCAATAACCGGAACGATCGCGGCAGCCCAGTGGGCACCTTACGCTCCCGCCCGCGCGGCGATGGTCTACGTCGATGATGCGGCACGCGCAGCAAAGGAATGGGGCCTACGGCCAGCGGATAAGGGCGCAAATGTGATTCTCGCCGAACCTAAGTACGACGTCGTGTTCACCGGAACCGGTACCAATCGCGACGGGGCGGTCATTGTCGCGATTGAACAGGCGGCAGTAGACCTACTCACAGGTCCGGGCCGAAACCCCTCTGAGGGAGAGGAACTCATCTCATGGATGGAGCGCAACGAAAGTGATTGGCGCCGTGGATGA
- a CDS encoding rolling circle replication-associated protein — protein sequence MPRFAPLATVSTSLYGSTFASDGPSSEDGSAGASVDGRSRAPEAARPQGGRAPAVGRTSTEAPGLNPAAAGGLVICAENVRESVGDAGAAGELRAIDALGLRFPTPEMVTAAAANFEPAAPWASGAARRGGEPESGRFRITVGPGVVRLSWTNPVRVEKTAERGVAHHQRDVDDAKFHVRNDLEDDAGDDFRAVVSPTRRSPSASEQAGTGAVITEWSRKSRSSMCRTFAELDYCPLVDSGRVPAMVTLTYPGDWEVVAPDGASVKRHMVLWRKRFQREYGEAARYIWKLEFQRRGAPHVHLWMAPPTSPGRSGRGFAQWLSETWAEVVDHPDHEQKARHRLAGTAIDVRNGLKACDPKRLAIYFTKHSSPNLLGDKEYQHLVPELWQQSGRGPGRFWGVYGLKKATAVVEVTQEAYLTARRIVRRWSRSQAVYGDSGSHFPTAVVPRTATRLVPRVDRDSGRVTHRRVRRRRTLCDQGGLAGGYALVNDGPSFASQLATALFGAATTAHLSPQRGICV from the coding sequence ATGCCCAGATTCGCACCACTAGCCACCGTCTCGACTTCGCTTTACGGCTCAACATTTGCATCTGACGGCCCGTCATCCGAGGACGGTTCTGCGGGTGCCTCGGTGGACGGGAGGTCGCGAGCGCCCGAGGCCGCCAGGCCGCAGGGCGGGAGAGCGCCAGCGGTCGGCCGTACGTCGACCGAGGCGCCCGGCCTCAACCCAGCCGCGGCCGGCGGGCTTGTTATATGTGCCGAAAATGTCCGCGAGTCGGTTGGCGACGCGGGCGCAGCCGGTGAGCTGCGGGCGATCGATGCACTGGGGCTGCGGTTCCCGACGCCCGAGATGGTCACCGCCGCTGCGGCGAACTTCGAACCGGCGGCGCCGTGGGCATCTGGCGCTGCGCGTCGCGGGGGCGAGCCGGAATCCGGACGGTTTCGCATCACTGTCGGTCCTGGTGTGGTGCGACTCAGTTGGACCAATCCTGTTCGTGTCGAGAAGACCGCCGAACGGGGTGTTGCTCATCACCAACGTGACGTTGACGATGCGAAGTTCCATGTGCGGAATGACCTCGAAGACGATGCCGGGGACGATTTTCGGGCCGTCGTGTCTCCGACACGACGGAGTCCTTCAGCAAGCGAGCAGGCTGGGACTGGCGCTGTCATCACCGAGTGGTCCCGAAAATCACGGTCGTCGATGTGCCGCACCTTCGCCGAGCTCGACTACTGCCCACTCGTCGATTCCGGACGCGTCCCCGCGATGGTCACGCTTACCTATCCCGGCGACTGGGAAGTCGTTGCACCGGACGGGGCCAGCGTCAAGCGGCACATGGTGTTGTGGCGCAAACGCTTTCAACGGGAGTACGGCGAGGCTGCCCGGTACATCTGGAAGCTGGAGTTCCAGCGTCGCGGCGCCCCGCACGTCCATCTATGGATGGCGCCGCCGACGTCACCCGGCCGATCAGGACGCGGCTTCGCACAGTGGCTGTCCGAAACGTGGGCGGAGGTTGTCGACCACCCTGACCACGAGCAGAAGGCGAGGCATCGGCTCGCCGGCACTGCTATCGACGTGCGCAACGGGCTGAAGGCCTGCGATCCCAAGCGGCTCGCAATCTACTTCACCAAGCACTCGTCACCAAACCTTCTCGGCGACAAGGAGTATCAGCACCTCGTGCCTGAACTCTGGCAGCAGTCCGGACGAGGGCCCGGTCGGTTCTGGGGTGTGTACGGACTCAAGAAGGCTACGGCCGTCGTGGAGGTGACCCAGGAGGCGTACCTCACGGCTCGCCGGATCGTGCGGCGGTGGTCACGCAGTCAGGCGGTGTACGGCGATTCGGGTAGCCACTTCCCCACCGCCGTGGTGCCGCGCACGGCAACTCGTCTGGTTCCGCGCGTTGACCGTGACTCGGGCCGGGTGACGCACCGTCGGGTTCGGCGACGGAGAACGCTCTGCGATCAAGGCGGGCTTGCCGGCGGCTACGCGCTGGTAAATGACGGGCCATCGTTCGCGTCCCAGCTCGCGACCGCTCTGTTTGGTGCGGCCACGACGGCTCACCTGTCGCCTCAGCGCGGGATCTGCGTGTGA
- the metH gene encoding methionine synthase produces MSAFEPNIRPDCTDALTATLGQRIMVIDGAMGTAIQRDRPDEAGYRGERFKDWPSDLVGNNDLLSLTQPQIIEGIHREYLQAGADILETNTFNANAVSLSDYDMAELAYELNYAGAALARAAADEFSTPEKPRYVAGALGPTTRTASISPDVNDPGARNVSYDQLVAAYLEAANGLVDGGADIIIIETIFDSLNAKAAVFAVETLFEDRGRRWPVIISGTITDASGRTLSGQVTEAFWNAIRHAKPIAVGLNCALGAPEMRPYIAEMARIADTFVSCYPNAGLPNAFGEYDETPEHQAGYIAEFADAGLVNLVGGCCGTAPPHIAEIAKVVEGKAPRELPEIPVATRLSGLEPLNITDDSLFVNIGERTNITGSARFRNLIKAEDYDTALSVALQQVEVGAQVIDINMDEGMIDGVAAMDRFTKLIAAEPDISRVPVMIDSSKWEVIEAGLKNVQGKPIVNSISMKEGEEKFIREARLCRKYGAAVVVMAFDEKGQADNLERRKEICGRAYRILTEEVGFPAEDIIFDPNCFALATGIEEHATYGIDFIEACAWIKENLPGVHISGGISNVSFSFRGNNPVREAIHAVFLFHAIKAGLDMGIVNAGALVPYDSIDPELRERIEDVVLNRREDAAERLLEIAERFNTKGKSEDPAAAEWRSLPVRERITHALVKGIDAHVDADTEELRAEIAAAGGRPIEVIEGPLMDGMNVVGDLFGAGKMFLPQVVKSARVMKKAVAYLLPFIEAEKAQSGSTEQDKTNGIIIMATVKGDVHDIGKNIVGVVLQCNNYTVVDLGVMVPAEKILAAAREYDADIIGLSGLITPSLDEMVNFAAAMEREGMQIPLLIGGATTSRAHTAVKVAPRRSGPVVWVKDASRSVPVAAALLDDKQRPGLLEATAADYAALRERHSQKNERPMLTLEKARANRTPIDWDGYTPPLPAQGLGVREFHDYDLAELREYIDWQPFFNAWEMKGRFPDILNNPATGEAARKLYNDAQEMLDTLIREKWLTANGVIGFFPANAVGDDIEVYTDETRTEVLTTLHNLRQQGEHRAGIPNRSLGDFIAPKDTGLADYVGAFAVTAGLGSQTKIVEFKEALDDYSAILLESIADRLAEAFAERMHQRVREEFWGYQPDEQLDNEALIGERYVGIRPAPGYPACPEHTEKTTLFELMDVTKRTGIELTESMAMWPGAAVSGWYFSHPQSQYFVVGRMAQDQVADYARRKGWTLPEAERWLGPNLGYNPED; encoded by the coding sequence GTGAGCGCCTTTGAGCCGAATATCCGCCCTGACTGCACCGACGCACTGACGGCCACCCTCGGCCAGCGAATCATGGTGATCGACGGGGCGATGGGCACGGCGATCCAGCGGGACCGCCCGGATGAGGCCGGCTACCGAGGCGAGCGGTTCAAGGACTGGCCGAGCGATCTGGTGGGCAACAACGACCTGCTCAGCCTGACGCAGCCGCAGATCATCGAGGGAATCCACCGCGAGTACCTGCAGGCGGGCGCCGACATTCTGGAGACCAACACGTTCAACGCGAACGCGGTCTCGCTCTCCGACTACGACATGGCCGAGCTGGCCTACGAACTCAACTACGCCGGCGCGGCCCTGGCGCGGGCGGCCGCCGACGAGTTCAGCACCCCGGAGAAGCCCCGTTACGTGGCCGGGGCGCTGGGGCCGACGACGCGGACCGCATCGATCTCGCCGGACGTCAACGACCCCGGAGCCCGCAACGTCTCCTACGACCAACTGGTCGCCGCCTACCTGGAAGCCGCCAACGGCCTGGTCGACGGCGGCGCCGACATCATCATCATCGAGACAATCTTCGACTCCCTGAACGCCAAGGCGGCGGTGTTCGCCGTCGAAACGCTGTTCGAGGACCGCGGACGCCGCTGGCCGGTGATCATCTCGGGCACCATCACCGACGCTTCCGGGCGAACGCTGTCCGGTCAGGTGACCGAAGCATTCTGGAACGCGATCAGGCACGCGAAGCCGATCGCGGTGGGCCTCAACTGCGCCCTGGGTGCGCCGGAGATGCGGCCCTACATCGCCGAGATGGCCCGGATCGCGGACACCTTCGTCTCCTGCTACCCGAACGCCGGTCTGCCCAATGCCTTCGGCGAGTACGACGAGACCCCCGAGCATCAGGCCGGCTACATCGCCGAGTTCGCCGACGCCGGCCTGGTCAACCTGGTCGGTGGGTGCTGCGGGACGGCGCCGCCGCACATCGCCGAGATCGCCAAGGTCGTCGAGGGCAAGGCACCCCGCGAACTGCCGGAGATCCCGGTGGCCACCCGGCTCTCGGGCCTGGAGCCGCTCAACATCACCGACGACTCCCTGTTCGTGAACATCGGCGAGCGCACCAACATCACCGGATCCGCCCGGTTCCGCAACCTGATCAAGGCCGAGGATTACGACACCGCCCTGTCGGTCGCCCTGCAGCAGGTCGAGGTCGGTGCGCAGGTCATCGACATCAACATGGACGAGGGCATGATCGACGGCGTCGCCGCGATGGATCGGTTCACCAAGCTGATCGCGGCCGAGCCGGACATCAGCCGGGTCCCGGTGATGATCGACTCCTCCAAGTGGGAGGTCATCGAGGCGGGCCTGAAGAACGTGCAAGGTAAGCCGATCGTCAACTCGATCTCGATGAAGGAGGGCGAGGAGAAGTTCATCCGCGAGGCGCGGCTGTGCCGCAAGTACGGCGCCGCCGTGGTCGTGATGGCCTTCGACGAAAAGGGCCAGGCCGACAACCTGGAGCGGCGCAAGGAGATCTGCGGGCGCGCCTACCGGATCCTGACCGAAGAGGTCGGCTTCCCGGCCGAGGACATCATCTTCGACCCGAACTGCTTCGCGCTGGCGACCGGCATCGAGGAGCACGCGACCTACGGCATCGACTTCATCGAGGCCTGCGCCTGGATCAAGGAGAACCTTCCCGGGGTACACATCTCCGGCGGTATCTCGAACGTGTCGTTCTCGTTCAGGGGAAACAACCCCGTTCGCGAGGCGATCCACGCGGTGTTCCTGTTCCACGCCATCAAGGCCGGCCTGGACATGGGCATCGTCAACGCCGGCGCGCTGGTGCCCTACGACTCGATCGACCCCGAGCTGCGGGAACGCATCGAGGACGTCGTCCTGAACCGTCGCGAGGACGCGGCCGAACGGCTGTTGGAGATCGCCGAACGGTTCAACACCAAGGGCAAGTCCGAAGACCCGGCCGCGGCCGAGTGGCGCAGCCTTCCCGTCCGCGAGCGGATCACGCACGCCCTGGTCAAAGGCATCGACGCGCACGTCGACGCCGATACCGAGGAACTGCGGGCCGAGATCGCCGCCGCGGGTGGCCGCCCGATCGAGGTGATCGAGGGTCCGCTGATGGACGGCATGAACGTGGTAGGTGACCTGTTCGGCGCGGGCAAGATGTTCCTGCCCCAAGTGGTGAAGTCGGCCCGGGTGATGAAGAAGGCGGTGGCCTACCTGCTGCCGTTCATCGAGGCGGAGAAGGCGCAGTCCGGCTCCACGGAGCAGGACAAGACCAACGGCATCATCATCATGGCGACCGTCAAGGGCGACGTCCACGACATCGGCAAGAACATCGTCGGGGTGGTGCTGCAGTGCAACAACTACACCGTGGTCGACCTCGGAGTGATGGTTCCCGCCGAGAAGATCCTGGCCGCGGCCCGGGAGTACGACGCCGACATCATCGGGCTGTCCGGCCTGATCACCCCGTCCCTGGACGAGATGGTCAACTTCGCCGCCGCGATGGAACGCGAGGGAATGCAGATCCCGCTGCTGATCGGCGGCGCGACCACCTCACGCGCGCACACGGCGGTGAAGGTGGCGCCGCGTCGCAGCGGCCCGGTGGTGTGGGTCAAGGACGCCTCCCGCTCGGTGCCCGTCGCCGCCGCGTTGCTCGACGACAAGCAGCGCCCGGGCCTGCTGGAGGCCACCGCGGCCGACTACGCGGCCCTGCGCGAGCGGCACTCGCAGAAGAACGAGCGGCCGATGCTGACGCTGGAGAAGGCCCGCGCCAACCGGACGCCGATCGACTGGGACGGCTACACGCCGCCGCTGCCCGCGCAAGGTCTCGGGGTGCGCGAGTTTCATGACTACGACCTGGCCGAGTTGCGCGAGTACATCGACTGGCAGCCGTTCTTCAACGCCTGGGAGATGAAGGGCCGATTCCCCGACATCCTCAACAATCCGGCCACCGGCGAGGCCGCCCGCAAGCTGTACAACGACGCTCAAGAAATGCTCGACACCCTGATCCGGGAGAAGTGGCTCACCGCCAACGGGGTGATCGGGTTCTTCCCGGCAAACGCGGTCGGGGACGACATCGAGGTGTACACCGACGAGACCCGCACCGAGGTGCTGACCACGTTGCACAACCTGCGCCAGCAGGGCGAGCACCGGGCCGGCATTCCGAACCGGTCGCTGGGCGACTTCATCGCGCCCAAGGACACCGGTCTTGCCGACTACGTCGGCGCCTTCGCCGTCACCGCGGGGCTGGGCAGCCAGACCAAGATCGTGGAGTTCAAGGAGGCGCTCGACGACTACAGCGCGATTCTGCTGGAGTCGATCGCCGACCGGCTGGCCGAGGCGTTTGCCGAGCGGATGCACCAGCGGGTCCGCGAGGAGTTCTGGGGATACCAGCCCGACGAGCAACTGGACAACGAGGCGCTCATCGGTGAGAGGTACGTCGGCATCCGCCCGGCGCCGGGCTACCCGGCCTGCCCGGAGCACACCGAGAAGACGACGCTGTTCGAGTTGATGGACGTGACCAAGCGGACCGGAATCGAGCTGACCGAGTCGATGGCGATGTGGCCCGGTGCCGCCGTCAGCGGCTGGTATTTCTCGCACCCGCAGTCGCAGTACTTCGTGGTCGGCCGGATGGCCCAGGACCAGGTCGCCGACTACGCCAGGCGCAAGGGCTGGACCCTGCCGGAGGCCGAGCGCTGGCTGGGCCCCAACCTCGGCTACAACCCGGAGGACTGA
- a CDS encoding restriction endonuclease subunit S produces the protein MSWPVVPLSEVAEVRLGRQRAPKNHSGESMRPYLRAANVTWGGLSLEDVKSMNFTEGEMEIYRLRRGDLLLSEASGSPGEVGKPALWSGEIAECAFQNTLLRVRSREHEPKFLLHYFRYQALVGRFVEHSRGVGIHHLGRARLASWPTPVPPIDEQQRIVEILEEHLSRLEAADLELSRAAGKLVLLREQTMLNALTGVRIAERSDAALLPSEGTADGSLPALPRGWFWSRLGAVADVVGGVTKDAKKQADPSYIDVPYLRVANVQRGHLMLDDVTNIRVPPSKADALRLKAGDVLLNEGGDRDKLARGWVWEGQIEDCIHQNHVFRARIREPRLDPYFLSMTANTMGGRWAERNGKQSVNLASISLGVIRKMPVIVPAAGEAERIVASIREMQAGFDRIAVAIGDARTQSSVLRKALLAATFSGRLTADRRHIDTEDLVSP, from the coding sequence GTGAGTTGGCCGGTGGTTCCTTTGTCGGAAGTTGCAGAAGTCAGGCTTGGCCGACAGCGTGCGCCGAAGAACCATTCCGGGGAATCGATGCGCCCCTATTTGCGTGCGGCGAATGTTACATGGGGCGGTCTGAGTCTCGAAGACGTGAAGTCGATGAACTTCACTGAAGGCGAGATGGAAATCTACCGCCTGCGGCGAGGGGACCTTCTCCTAAGCGAAGCATCAGGGAGTCCAGGGGAAGTCGGAAAGCCGGCACTCTGGTCTGGAGAAATCGCGGAGTGTGCATTTCAAAACACACTCCTTCGTGTGCGTTCCCGTGAACATGAACCGAAGTTTCTTCTGCACTACTTTAGGTACCAGGCCCTCGTAGGCCGCTTTGTCGAACACTCTAGGGGCGTTGGCATACACCATCTTGGACGCGCGCGACTCGCATCGTGGCCGACGCCAGTCCCCCCGATCGATGAACAGCAACGGATCGTCGAAATACTTGAGGAACATCTCTCTCGCCTTGAGGCGGCCGACCTCGAGTTATCGCGTGCCGCGGGAAAGCTCGTTCTTCTGCGCGAACAAACGATGTTGAATGCGCTCACTGGCGTGAGGATCGCAGAACGCTCGGACGCAGCATTATTGCCATCCGAAGGTACTGCGGACGGGTCGCTCCCCGCGCTCCCGCGTGGATGGTTCTGGTCACGCCTCGGTGCCGTGGCGGACGTGGTCGGCGGCGTTACCAAGGACGCCAAGAAACAAGCTGATCCCAGCTACATTGATGTGCCCTACCTACGGGTTGCCAACGTACAACGGGGGCACCTCATGCTCGATGACGTAACGAACATCCGCGTTCCGCCATCAAAAGCAGATGCGCTGAGGCTCAAGGCAGGTGATGTCCTGCTTAATGAAGGCGGCGATCGGGACAAACTCGCCCGCGGTTGGGTCTGGGAGGGACAGATTGAAGACTGCATTCACCAGAACCACGTCTTCCGAGCTCGCATCCGCGAGCCTCGCCTCGATCCGTATTTCCTCTCAATGACTGCGAACACAATGGGTGGTAGGTGGGCCGAGAGGAACGGGAAGCAAAGTGTGAACCTTGCATCCATCAGCCTCGGGGTGATCCGCAAGATGCCAGTGATCGTGCCGGCGGCTGGGGAAGCTGAGCGGATCGTCGCCTCGATCAGAGAGATGCAGGCAGGGTTCGATCGGATTGCGGTGGCAATTGGCGATGCTCGCACCCAGAGTTCGGTGCTCCGGAAAGCCCTCCTCGCCGCCACCTTCTCTGGCCGCCTCACAGCGGATCGCCGACACATCGACACCGAAGATCTCGTGTCCCCATGA